The Candidatus Hydrogenedens sp. sequence CATCGATTTTTTTTCGTAATTCGTTGATATTCAATTTTTCTTCCTCTTAATAATTTCCATAGGTGCCATATTTATAAGAAGAACTGCTATTTTACCGGAGTCGAAACGGACTCTTACTCTCATTTTATCGCCACTGCCTTCTGTATTTAAAACAACGCCATATCCGAATTTGGCGTGTCGGACTTTTGTCCCTAATCGGTATTCTCTTTTTTTCTCTTCTTTTGTGGGCAACATTTTTTTATCAGGTAAGTGAATTGTTTTGTTATTTTCTACATTTTTCTTTATACCATATACTTCTACATTTTGCAGGTCTATTTCAAACAGAAATCGGGACATAAGTCTATCGGGGATTACTCTACCGTAATATAATCGGGATGCAGCCCCAGAAAGGATAAGCCGTTTCCGAGCACGGGTCATAGCCACATAACAAAGCCTTCTTTCTTCTTCTATATCGGCATAGGGGTCATCTTCATCCAGGTATGGGAATAAGCCTTCTTCTAAACCTGTCAGATAAACATAGTTAAATTCGAGACCTTTTGCACTGTGACAGGTTAAAAGATGAACGGCATTTTTCTGGGGTTGTTGTGTATCTATATCGGATAATAGAGCAAATTCTTGTAGGAATTCGAGAAGGGATTTTTCTTTCATAGAGTTTTGTTCACAGATGGTAATAAATTCTTGAATGCTTTTTTCGCGGTCTTTTCCTTCTTTTTCTGCTATATTGTTTATATATTCCCAATAATTTGTTTTTTCGAGTAAGTATTTAACGGTATCCCCTATCGTTTTTTCTTTTGAAACTAATTTTATTTCATCTATTAGATCTACGAATTCTTTAATGGATTTTCGGGTTCGCATGGGGAAGGTTTCATCATGTTCTATAAATCGTAAGACATGGAAAAGTGGTTTTTGCTTTTGTTTTGCATATACTTCCATTTGTTGCAGGCTTACCTGCCCTAAATTGCGGTGTGGGACATTGATAATTCGGCGGAATGCGTCATCATCTTCTTCGTTGGTTAGCAGGCGAAGGTACGCAACAATATCTTTTATTTCTTTTCGGGCATAGAAACGGATACCTCCGATAACAATATGTGGTATACCCCTTTTTCGGAAAGCCTCTTCGAAGGGACGGGATTGATGGTTGGTTCGGAAAAGGATTGCTACTTCTTCCAGTGGGTATTGATTTTTTTGTATGTCATTAGCAATCCATTCTGCTTCTTCTTCATCGGTAGTAGCCCAGTAAAATTTGATTTTATCTCCTTCGTCGTTTTGGGTCCATAGTTTTTTACCCAAACGGTTTTCGTTATGTTCTACTAATTTATTGGCTAATAACAGGATATTTTTTGTGCTACGGTAATTTTGTTCCAAACGGTATATAGTGGTGTCAGGAAAAATTTTAGGGAAGTTTAGTATATTGTTCAAATCACTTCCACGCCAGGAATAAATACATTGGTCTTCATCACCTACAACAAATACACGATTGTGCGAGCCTTTTAATGCCTGGACAAGGCGGAACTGGGCATGGTTTGTATCTTGAAATTCATCAACCAATATATCTGTAAAGTGATAATGCATTCTCTCGCGAATGGTGCTGTGTTCTTCTAAAATTTTTACGGGTAGGGAAATTAAATCATCGAAATCTACCATGCCCTGGGATTGCAAAGTATCTTGATATATATCCCAAAGTTTAAGGAAATGAGAATTTGGAGGGGTTATCGGACTATCTTTAGGTTCGGAAATGTTTTGTTTGTATCTACTTATCCAAACCTGAGCCTCACGGGGAGTAAATTGTTCTAAAAGGATTGGGTCAGATTTCAGGATTTTTTTCAAATGTGAAATTTGGTCATCATCATCTATGAGTATAAAATTATTTTTGAGATTGATATAAGAGGCGTATTTTCTTAGGAATTGTAGACCGAAGGAATGGAAGGTGCCTACCCAGGGCTGTTTTTCTGTTTGATTAATTCGGGCAAGAACTCTTTTTTTCATTTCTCCGGCAGATTTATTGGTAAAGGTAACTGCGAGAATTTGTTCTGGAGAAATTCCTTTTTCGTTTATTAGCCAGATAATATGTTCAACAATAACCCTTGTTTTCCCTGTTCCTGCTCCTGATAAGACTAATACAGCCGGTTCATAAGCATGAACAGCGTTTATTTGATCAGGGTTTAAAGAAGCCATGTTAAAGTAAACAAAAAGGATATTTTTAATGATTTAAATATTATTAATAAGGGTTAGGTTTCATTAACTACCTGCGGTATAACGAGTAAGTGCATGCATATAATTTGCTCGTTCGAATGCAGCGGGTTCATTTACCGATTTCTGGCTCATACTCCCCTGCATTATTTCGATAGAATCATACTCATGTTCGTTCAACCATTGTTCTAATTTTTTCAGAACGGTTGATAGATGAGGAATACCGAATTTGAGCAATGCAGAAGTCATCATAGCCACTTTTGCACCTGCCATCATGGATTTTACGACATCTTCCGCCGTATGAACACCGCCTGTAATTGCGAAGTCAATAGGAATTCTACCGTATAGGATAGCAACCCAGCGCAAACGAAGTAACAGGGTGTTAGATGTACTCAAATTGATATGGGGAACAACTTCCAAATTGTCTAAATCAAAATCGGGTTGATAAAAACGATTAAAGAATACCAGAGCGTTAGCACCGGCTTCGGCAAGTCTTTTCGCAACATTGGGTAAAGAACTGAAATAAGGGCTAATTTTGACGGCTAAGGGAATAGTAACTTCTTTTCTAATTTCTTTAACCAGTTCCACA is a genomic window containing:
- a CDS encoding dihydroorotate dehydrogenase-like protein: MADLTTNYLGIKLRNPLVVSPSPLCDNIDNIKRMEDRGASAVVLHSLFEEQITLLSRELDSNLSYGSESFAEAITYFPELGDFRMGPEAYLEHIHKAKQAVSIPIMGSLNGVSKGGWIEYAKKIQEAGADALELNIYFIPTDPNMTSDYVSNMYVELVKEIRKEVTIPLAVKISPYFSSLPNVAKRLAEAGANALVFFNRFYQPDFDLDNLEVVPHINLSTSNTLLLRLRWVAILYGRIPIDFAITGGVHTAEDVVKSMMAGAKVAMMTSALLKFGIPHLSTVLKKLEQWLNEHEYDSIEIMQGSMSQKSVNEPAAFERANYMHALTRYTAGS
- a CDS encoding 3'-5' exonuclease, with the protein product MASLNPDQINAVHAYEPAVLVLSGAGTGKTRVIVEHIIWLINEKGISPEQILAVTFTNKSAGEMKKRVLARINQTEKQPWVGTFHSFGLQFLRKYASYINLKNNFILIDDDDQISHLKKILKSDPILLEQFTPREAQVWISRYKQNISEPKDSPITPPNSHFLKLWDIYQDTLQSQGMVDFDDLISLPVKILEEHSTIRERMHYHFTDILVDEFQDTNHAQFRLVQALKGSHNRVFVVGDEDQCIYSWRGSDLNNILNFPKIFPDTTIYRLEQNYRSTKNILLLANKLVEHNENRLGKKLWTQNDEGDKIKFYWATTDEEEAEWIANDIQKNQYPLEEVAILFRTNHQSRPFEEAFRKRGIPHIVIGGIRFYARKEIKDIVAYLRLLTNEEDDDAFRRIINVPHRNLGQVSLQQMEVYAKQKQKPLFHVLRFIEHDETFPMRTRKSIKEFVDLIDEIKLVSKEKTIGDTVKYLLEKTNYWEYINNIAEKEGKDREKSIQEFITICEQNSMKEKSLLEFLQEFALLSDIDTQQPQKNAVHLLTCHSAKGLEFNYVYLTGLEEGLFPYLDEDDPYADIEEERRLCYVAMTRARKRLILSGAASRLYYGRVIPDRLMSRFLFEIDLQNVEVYGIKKNVENNKTIHLPDKKMLPTKEEKKREYRLGTKVRHAKFGYGVVLNTEGSGDKMRVRVRFDSGKIAVLLINMAPMEIIKRKKN